In Haloplanus rubicundus, one DNA window encodes the following:
- a CDS encoding universal stress protein, protein MTDLASDDPPTVLVPVRVLEGQALPETLAAFLAPADVVVLGYHVLPEQTPAEQASMQFEDRARSAVEDIADAFRDAGGEAETRVAFTHDRDQTVERVAAEVGAAAILLPNPVGDVEDVLVAVRGAIDTDRLADLVATLVAEGTQRVTVLGVTAGTDFDADAAVTDVRDRLRAHGVAAARIDTETAVSERPVADVVARSAEFDAVVTGESEETLWSILFGDEPERVAEGAVAPVLVVRRGPATESTSG, encoded by the coding sequence ATGACCGACCTCGCGTCCGACGACCCGCCGACGGTACTCGTCCCGGTCCGGGTACTCGAGGGGCAGGCGCTCCCGGAGACGCTCGCCGCCTTCCTCGCCCCCGCCGACGTGGTCGTCCTCGGCTATCACGTCCTGCCGGAGCAGACGCCGGCCGAGCAGGCCAGCATGCAGTTCGAGGACCGCGCCCGGAGCGCCGTCGAGGACATCGCGGACGCGTTCCGCGACGCCGGCGGCGAGGCCGAGACGCGGGTGGCCTTCACCCACGACCGCGACCAGACCGTCGAGCGCGTCGCGGCGGAGGTGGGCGCGGCGGCGATTCTCCTCCCGAACCCCGTCGGCGACGTGGAGGACGTGCTGGTCGCGGTGCGGGGCGCCATCGACACCGACCGTCTCGCCGACCTCGTGGCGACGCTGGTCGCCGAGGGAACCCAGCGGGTGACGGTGCTGGGTGTGACGGCCGGCACCGATTTCGACGCCGACGCCGCCGTCACCGACGTTCGCGACCGACTCCGTGCTCACGGCGTGGCGGCCGCCCGGATCGACACGGAGACGGCCGTCTCGGAGCGCCCCGTCGCCGACGTCGTCGCTCGCTCGGCCGAGTTCGACGCCGTCGTCACGGGCGAAAGTGAGGAGACGTTGTGGTCGATCCTCTTCGGCGACGAACCCGAACGCGTCGCGGAGGGCGCCGTCGCGCCCGTCCTCGTCGTCCGTCGCGGGCCGGCGACCGAATCCA
- a CDS encoding glutamate--tRNA ligase encodes MDSELRERVERAARTHALLNAVKYDSDADVGAVMGPLMGENPDFRPHADEIPGIVGGVVAEVNDLSAAEKRAELEDLAPEELAEIEADDEEDDHPLPDLPNVDEETGVVMRAAPNPNGPWHLGHARMPAVIGTYKERYDGRFICRFDDTDPETKRPDLDAYDAILDSIDYLGFDPDEVLRASDRVDTYYDHAHELIELGGAYTCSCPQGEFSDLKNAGEACPHREKDAATTREEFEAMVDGDYSAGEMVLRVRTDITHKNPALRDWVAFRMIDRPHPRPEAADYRCWPMLDFQSGVDDHLTGVTHIIRGIDLQDSAKRQRFVYDYFDWEYPEVIHWGHVQVDEYDVQLSTSTIKELIDDGELDGWDDPRAPTLASLQRRGIRGQAIVDAMIELGTSTSNVELSMSAVYANNRDLIDDGANRYFFVRDGVEKSLHGGPEAGHPPVHPEHEDRGRRDVPAGDAVLVEPADVPETGERVWLKGFGCVRHTDAGFEYVGDDITAVREEGVPVVHWAPVDGVPVRLRTRDGDVTGVAEPDFADVPVDDVVQFERVGFARVDGVARRATESRPEADGADSDETVAYFAHE; translated from the coding sequence ATGGACTCCGAACTCCGCGAACGCGTCGAACGAGCGGCGCGGACGCACGCACTCCTCAACGCGGTGAAATACGACAGCGACGCGGACGTGGGCGCGGTCATGGGCCCGCTGATGGGCGAGAACCCCGACTTCCGACCCCACGCCGACGAGATTCCCGGCATCGTCGGCGGCGTCGTCGCCGAGGTGAACGACCTCTCCGCCGCGGAGAAGCGGGCGGAACTCGAGGACCTCGCGCCCGAGGAACTCGCCGAAATCGAGGCCGACGACGAGGAAGACGACCACCCGCTGCCCGACCTGCCGAACGTCGACGAGGAGACGGGCGTCGTCATGCGCGCCGCGCCCAACCCCAACGGCCCGTGGCACCTCGGTCACGCCCGGATGCCGGCGGTGATCGGGACGTACAAGGAGCGCTACGACGGCCGCTTCATCTGCCGGTTCGACGACACCGACCCCGAGACCAAGCGCCCGGACCTCGACGCCTACGACGCCATCCTCGATTCCATCGACTACCTCGGCTTCGACCCCGACGAAGTGCTTCGGGCGAGCGACCGCGTCGACACCTACTACGACCACGCCCACGAGCTGATCGAACTCGGCGGCGCCTACACCTGTTCCTGCCCGCAGGGCGAGTTCTCCGACCTGAAGAACGCGGGCGAGGCCTGCCCGCACCGCGAGAAGGACGCGGCGACGACCCGGGAGGAGTTCGAAGCCATGGTCGACGGCGACTACTCGGCGGGCGAGATGGTCCTCCGGGTCCGCACCGACATCACCCACAAGAACCCCGCGTTGCGGGACTGGGTGGCCTTCCGGATGATCGACCGCCCCCACCCCCGGCCCGAGGCCGCGGACTACCGGTGTTGGCCCATGCTCGACTTCCAGTCCGGCGTCGACGACCACCTCACGGGCGTCACCCACATCATCCGCGGCATCGACCTGCAGGACTCCGCGAAGCGCCAGCGCTTCGTCTACGACTACTTCGACTGGGAGTACCCCGAGGTGATCCACTGGGGTCACGTTCAGGTCGACGAGTACGACGTCCAACTCTCCACGTCGACGATCAAGGAGTTGATCGACGACGGCGAACTCGACGGCTGGGACGACCCGCGCGCGCCCACCCTCGCCAGCCTGCAGCGCCGTGGGATTCGGGGGCAGGCCATCGTCGACGCCATGATCGAACTCGGTACGTCGACGAGCAACGTCGAACTGTCGATGAGCGCCGTCTACGCGAACAACCGCGACCTGATCGACGACGGGGCGAACCGGTACTTCTTCGTCCGGGACGGGGTGGAGAAGTCCCTCCACGGCGGTCCCGAGGCCGGCCACCCGCCCGTCCACCCCGAACACGAGGACCGGGGCCGGCGGGACGTGCCCGCCGGCGACGCCGTCCTCGTCGAACCCGCCGACGTCCCGGAGACGGGCGAGCGCGTCTGGTTAAAGGGCTTCGGCTGCGTTCGACACACCGACGCCGGGTTCGAGTACGTCGGCGACGATATCACCGCCGTCCGCGAGGAGGGCGTCCCGGTCGTCCACTGGGCGCCCGTCGACGGCGTTCCCGTCCGCCTGCGGACGAGGGACGGCGACGTGACGGGCGTCGCGGAACCCGACTTCGCCGACGTGCCCGTCGACGACGTGGTGCAGTTCGAGCGGGTCGGGTTCGCGCGGGTGGATGGCGTGGCGCGACGCGCCACGGAGAGTCGGCCGGAGGCCGACGGCGCCGACAGCGACGAGACGGTGGCGTACTTCGCTCACGAGTAG
- a CDS encoding aminotransferase family protein — protein MSEQAPEPAAGPTTGTIPHWSHGDDDPLTIVDGDGVTVYDDDGTAYLDFIAQLYCVNAGHGEERIADAIAEQASKVAYVASAKHNDARSELAGRLADITPGDLDDVFFSVSGSEANESAVQFAREYTGARKVLTRYQSYHGATYGAASLTGDPETRNAMGRGAETTGAAKFLPPLTYRSPFDGDTPEAIAKQAADHLEYVIHNEGPDSIAAILMEPVGGTSGAYTAPADYWQRVRALCDEYDILLIADEVITGFGRCGEWFGIDTEDVVPDLLTFAKGVTSAYVPLAGVAVRPEIAAHLRESGIDVGQTFAGHPVACAAGVAALDVYEDGLIENARERSEHLEARLRELERHDAVGNVRGRGLLWAVSFADPETGEPYLNPWVESGDNPVDDVIDAAEERGALFGGGRPRTQVVVSPPLPVTDAEIDRAVDALDAAIAETFE, from the coding sequence ATGTCCGAACAAGCTCCGGAGCCGGCAGCCGGCCCCACTACCGGCACCATCCCCCACTGGTCACACGGCGACGACGACCCCCTCACCATCGTCGACGGCGACGGCGTCACCGTCTACGACGACGACGGAACGGCGTATCTCGACTTCATCGCACAGCTCTACTGCGTCAACGCCGGCCACGGCGAGGAGCGCATCGCCGACGCCATCGCGGAACAGGCCTCCAAAGTCGCCTACGTCGCCTCCGCGAAGCACAACGACGCTCGCTCGGAACTCGCCGGCCGCCTCGCCGACATCACGCCGGGCGACCTCGACGACGTGTTCTTCTCCGTCTCGGGGAGCGAGGCCAACGAGTCGGCGGTGCAGTTCGCCCGTGAGTACACCGGCGCCCGCAAGGTACTCACGCGGTATCAGTCCTACCACGGCGCCACCTACGGCGCCGCGTCGCTGACGGGCGACCCCGAGACGCGAAACGCGATGGGTCGGGGGGCCGAAACCACGGGCGCGGCGAAGTTCCTCCCGCCGCTGACGTATCGGTCGCCGTTCGACGGCGACACGCCCGAAGCAATCGCGAAACAGGCCGCCGACCACTTGGAGTACGTCATCCACAACGAGGGGCCGGACTCCATCGCGGCCATCCTGATGGAGCCGGTCGGGGGCACGAGCGGGGCGTACACGGCGCCCGCCGACTACTGGCAGCGGGTGCGTGCCCTCTGTGACGAGTACGACATCCTCCTGATCGCGGACGAGGTGATCACCGGCTTCGGCCGGTGTGGCGAGTGGTTCGGCATCGACACCGAGGACGTGGTGCCCGACCTGCTCACCTTCGCCAAGGGCGTCACGAGCGCGTACGTCCCGCTCGCGGGCGTCGCGGTCCGGCCGGAAATCGCCGCCCACCTCCGCGAGTCGGGGATCGACGTGGGCCAGACCTTCGCCGGTCACCCCGTCGCCTGCGCGGCGGGCGTCGCCGCCCTCGACGTCTACGAGGACGGCCTGATCGAGAACGCACGGGAGCGAAGCGAGCATCTCGAAGCCCGCCTGCGCGAACTGGAGCGCCACGACGCCGTCGGCAACGTGCGCGGCCGGGGGCTGCTCTGGGCAGTCTCCTTCGCCGACCCCGAGACCGGCGAGCCGTATCTCAACCCGTGGGTCGAGTCGGGGGACAACCCCGTCGACGACGTGATCGACGCGGCCGAGGAGCGGGGCGCCCTCTTCGGCGGCGGTCGCCCGCGCACGCAGGTCGTCGTCTCCCCGCCGCTGCCGGTCACGGACGCGGAGATCGACCGGGCGGTCGACGCCCTCGACGCGGCCATCGCCGAGACCTTCGAGTAG
- a CDS encoding aldehyde ferredoxin oxidoreductase family protein: MLHMEGPLLTVDVGSRRVETESVDDVLESFIGGRGVATHLAHERIPFDADPFGPENRLYFTTGPMQASSMSFTGRTSATAVSPLTDGLLSANAGGFVSRDLLGTGNAVVEVVGESDDLLMLHVREDGVTFEEVPDLAGAEVPAVTEYVEAEHDLDPEHVACIGPAGENLVRFACIMTSETRAFGRGGLGAVMGAKNVKAITFDGDARPDVDIDAEAAAIHREAATSDHIMKRQGTASVTDLANEIGSFPTRYFEDVRYEAFEKINGDRVEEKKYKKGTCSQCAFACKLPTRDEASGVETEGPEFETIMAFGGNCEVDDIVSIMQSNQLCDRLGMDTISCGNAVAAYLKANDAFGDDELIHETVQKIASREGDGDLLAEGIHRFHDELGVEDWTVKGMTFSAHDGRTLNGQGLGFATANRGADHMYATFYAYEYPLVDASEAFEPAGLSAAKAAKLVEQENKRALEDCGVVCRFSRGMMNAERFEKLFDADFDDLLSVGARVVELERHFNNQRGFDRSDDALPYDLPDFDAALDAYYETRGWTDEGVVPDGAVDTASAD; the protein is encoded by the coding sequence ATGCTCCACATGGAGGGCCCCCTCCTCACGGTCGACGTGGGATCGCGGCGCGTCGAAACCGAGTCCGTCGACGACGTCCTCGAATCGTTCATCGGCGGTCGGGGCGTCGCCACGCACCTCGCTCACGAGCGGATTCCGTTCGACGCCGACCCGTTCGGTCCGGAGAATCGCCTCTACTTCACCACGGGGCCGATGCAGGCCTCGTCGATGAGTTTCACCGGTCGCACGTCCGCGACGGCCGTCTCGCCGCTGACCGACGGTCTCCTGTCGGCCAACGCCGGGGGGTTCGTCTCCCGGGACCTGCTCGGCACCGGCAACGCCGTCGTCGAAGTCGTCGGCGAGAGCGACGATCTGCTGATGCTCCACGTCCGGGAGGACGGCGTGACCTTCGAGGAGGTGCCGGACCTCGCGGGCGCCGAAGTCCCGGCCGTCACCGAGTACGTCGAGGCCGAACACGACCTCGACCCCGAACACGTCGCCTGCATCGGTCCGGCAGGCGAGAACCTGGTCCGCTTCGCCTGCATCATGACCAGCGAGACGCGGGCGTTCGGCCGCGGCGGGCTGGGTGCTGTGATGGGCGCGAAGAACGTGAAAGCGATCACCTTCGACGGCGACGCCCGGCCGGACGTGGATATCGACGCCGAGGCGGCGGCCATCCACCGCGAGGCCGCGACGAGCGACCACATCATGAAGCGGCAGGGGACCGCGAGCGTCACGGACCTCGCCAACGAGATCGGCTCCTTCCCCACCCGCTACTTCGAGGACGTCCGTTACGAGGCGTTCGAGAAGATCAACGGCGACCGGGTGGAGGAGAAGAAGTACAAGAAAGGAACCTGTTCGCAGTGTGCCTTCGCGTGTAAGCTCCCGACGAGGGACGAGGCGTCGGGCGTCGAGACGGAGGGGCCGGAGTTCGAGACGATCATGGCCTTCGGCGGCAACTGCGAGGTGGACGACATCGTCTCGATCATGCAGTCGAACCAGCTCTGTGACCGGCTGGGCATGGACACCATCTCCTGTGGCAACGCGGTGGCGGCCTACCTCAAGGCGAACGATGCCTTCGGCGACGACGAGTTGATCCACGAGACGGTGCAAAAGATCGCCAGCCGCGAGGGCGACGGCGACCTGTTGGCGGAGGGTATCCACCGCTTCCACGACGAACTCGGCGTCGAGGACTGGACGGTCAAGGGGATGACGTTCTCGGCCCACGACGGGCGCACGCTCAACGGGCAGGGGCTCGGGTTCGCCACCGCGAACCGCGGTGCCGACCACATGTACGCGACCTTTTACGCCTACGAGTACCCCCTCGTCGACGCCTCGGAGGCCTTCGAGCCGGCGGGGCTGTCGGCCGCCAAGGCGGCGAAGCTGGTCGAACAGGAGAACAAGCGAGCGCTGGAGGACTGCGGCGTCGTCTGTCGGTTCTCGCGGGGCATGATGAACGCCGAGCGCTTCGAGAAGCTGTTCGACGCCGACTTCGACGACCTGCTCTCGGTCGGTGCGCGGGTGGTCGAACTCGAACGCCACTTCAACAACCAGCGGGGCTTCGACCGCTCGGACGACGCCCTGCCGTACGACCTGCCGGACTTCGACGCGGCGCTCGACGCCTACTACGAGACGCGGGGCTGGACCGACGAGGGCGTCGTCCCCGACGGCGCCGTCGACACCGCGAGCGCGGACTGA
- a CDS encoding 4Fe-4S dicluster domain-containing protein produces the protein MAIDPNFERTREKVDEQEGVAVWGPVDPPEKLGIHGTHVAVDFDICLADGACLEDCPVDVFEWVDTPGHPESEIKAHPTYEDQCIDCMLCVDVCPVDAIDVDPSRENRV, from the coding sequence ATGGCCATCGATCCGAACTTCGAACGCACCCGCGAGAAGGTCGACGAGCAAGAGGGTGTCGCCGTCTGGGGACCGGTCGACCCGCCCGAGAAACTCGGCATCCACGGCACCCACGTCGCCGTCGACTTCGACATCTGTCTCGCCGACGGCGCCTGCCTCGAGGACTGCCCGGTCGACGTGTTCGAGTGGGTGGACACGCCCGGACATCCCGAAAGCGAGATCAAGGCCCACCCCACCTACGAGGACCAGTGTATCGATTGCATGCTCTGTGTCGACGTCTGTCCGGTGGACGCCATCGACGTGGACCCGAGCCGCGAGAACCGAGTCTAA
- a CDS encoding GNAT family N-acetyltransferase codes for MELTEQLNFDHKDRRDIYEYVEAHGSVRADQARRALNLDPEAFGHHLTILRRDGYLRQEGKRLRVAYREEDVEEYDAGDLVYTIRAAEQRDLSGLVGVIRQVAEEGTYIEAETVADLLDHEEVILRHTETRSRMVFVACVDDEVVGWVHLDLPETEKLAHTAVLTVGLLPGYRGHGIGTALLDRGFRWACEHGFEKLYNSVPATNEDAISFLEAHGWETEAVRENHYRIDGEYVDEVMLATFLDCDARL; via the coding sequence ATGGAACTGACCGAGCAACTCAACTTCGATCACAAGGATCGCCGGGACATCTACGAGTACGTCGAGGCCCACGGCTCGGTGCGGGCCGACCAGGCGCGGCGGGCGCTGAACCTCGATCCGGAGGCGTTCGGTCACCATCTCACGATCCTTCGCCGCGACGGCTACCTCCGACAGGAGGGGAAGCGACTCCGCGTCGCGTATCGGGAGGAGGACGTAGAGGAGTACGACGCGGGCGATCTCGTCTACACGATCCGAGCGGCGGAACAGCGCGACCTCTCCGGTCTCGTCGGTGTCATCCGACAGGTCGCCGAGGAGGGGACGTACATCGAGGCGGAGACGGTGGCGGATCTGCTCGACCACGAGGAGGTGATCCTCCGGCACACCGAGACCCGGTCGCGGATGGTGTTCGTCGCCTGCGTCGACGACGAGGTGGTCGGGTGGGTCCACCTCGACCTGCCCGAGACGGAGAAACTCGCCCACACCGCGGTGCTGACCGTCGGCCTCCTGCCGGGGTATCGCGGCCACGGCATCGGCACCGCGTTGCTCGACCGTGGCTTCCGGTGGGCCTGCGAACACGGCTTCGAGAAACTCTACAACAGCGTCCCCGCGACCAACGAGGACGCCATCTCCTTCCTCGAAGCGCACGGGTGGGAGACGGAAGCGGTCCGCGAGAACCACTACCGGATCGACGGCGAGTACGTCGACGAGGTGATGCTCGCGACCTTCCTCGACTGCGACGCGCGCCTCTGA